AAAAAAGCGGGATTGTCATCGAGGAGTTCGAAGATCGcgataaattttttgcaaagCCTGTATTTGTGTCAGAGCTAGATGTTAATTGCAATGTTATTGTAGATGGCAAGGAAATTTTATCTTCCCCGTTAAAATTCCATGTGGAATTCTCACCGGAAGATTacgaaaacgaaaaaagaCCGGAATTTGGCACTACCTTGCGTGTATTGAGAGTGAGACTATATCATTATTTCAAAGACTGCGAAATATATCGTGATGTAATAAGAAATAAGGGTGGCGATGAAGCAAGAAAGTTCACAATTTCGAATGGCGTCAAAATTTATAACCATAAAGATGAACTACTGCCATTGAATATTGATGATGTCCAATTGtgtttcttgaagattGATACAGGTAACACAATAAAATGTGAATTTATACTATGAAAAACTTcacaaaaagaaaaagaaaacaactAGTTACTGTAATgtgtatttatatatatatatatactttgTGCAGCTTAATTTTCCACCCTGGGCACACCTATTTGGTTGTGATGAAGTTGATTTTCACACCAGGACCACAACTTCATTATTTGCGTCAATCTTGGCTCATAGGGGAATTCAGAAGAATAGTAGTTGTTAAACTGTTGTGAGTCTTTTGTTTTCGCATCTGAAGAGGTCAACAATTCTGATGTTTGGTTCCAatagtttttattttctaagttttggaaaattgtCGCGGTTGAACTTGTATCAACATTCCCGTCCCTTTGTTTCAGCCAAACTGGATTACCAGCACTCGCGGCCTCGTTGCTTGCCATTTTTTCGTTGATTGGCTGGTCGGAAGAAATGTGATTTATCTTCGTGCCGTTCGAGCCATTGACGAGATCGTTGTTGTACACCGTGAAGTTCTGTGTAATAATCTTTTTATCGGAGTTCAACAGGTCAGAGAACTTGGAGTTATTGTGACTGATCTCGAATTGAATCTTTGGATGAATAAACTTTAGCAATTTCTCATTGACCAAATTAGCTATCTTGGATCTTAAAGATATCGAGTACAGATTCTGTAGGGACTTGGGCAGTTTAATGCTGTCATTGTCGATCGTCGCATCAGACAGAGGGAAAAGTAACAAAGTCATCGCTAGCTCTAAttcttgcatttttttgatattggACGAGGCCTTCACGGCAAGTTTCTTCTGAGAATACTCAATCAGATTGAGTATAAAGTCGTTCGAATCTCCGGACACGTCCTTTTGCTGATGATGGTTCCTTATCATTTCGATCAAATTGAGCAGCAGCAATTTAAAATGCAGGTCTCCATCTATATCAaattgctgctgctgctgctgtttcTCCGTCCTATCCGCATCATTTCTCGTGGCGTTGAAAGTCTCTTCCAGCACCTCCAACCCAAAGATCGAGTTTATCTCGTCCATTGCCTTGTTGATGTGACCCAGTTTGATCAGGCGTTTGATATGGAAACGCTCTTTGATCTTGTACAAGTCATTGAAAAGCGCAATGTCCTTGTTGTTGCGTATGAACCCGAGCTCCTTGGCCATTCTGACGCTCGAATCTTCATAGGCCATGGAGACAAAGTAGTTGAGCAGGAGCCGGGGTAGGGTGGGCTCTATCGGAGTGGTCTGTATGGTGGAGAAGCCCTCACCCTCAGCGCCGCCGATACTGTTGGGCTGAATCTTCAGCGGATAATGTATGGTCTTGTTCGCGTATAGCTCGCCCATGGCCGAATACTTGGCTACCTGCTCCTTCCATTCCTCCCGGGTGAAACACTTCTTCCCATACGTCAAGTCCGTCGCACCATTCTTGCTGCCAGCACTGCGCTTGCCGGAATCGTTACCAAGAGTAGATATAGTCATTTTTAATTGCTATCAGAGAGAGACACTTTCTCGTCCGGCTGATACCTTACATTCACTTCCCCATACTTACACTCAATTGACAGTAATTCATATTACCCATAAGAAAAACGATGCACACCAAAAATATCTCCTGCAACGAACCGGGAAGCGGGCAGAGTCAGGGAAACCGAGATCGACATTGATAGTGATAAACAGCAACACAATGGGGGAGATTCCCATTCACTCGGAGCGGATCCGGACAGCATTCAGTAAACTCCGGGATCCCAAAAAGGGCCGTACACAAGCCCAAGCCGAgcgaaaaacaaaatagaaaaattaaaCGGGAAAAAAGGAGCGCAAGGGGAAATGCGCAGGAGCAGCATCAAGAAGGAGAACtaattttggtttttccgttatttatttttgttgagTCATGGCCACGTCACCGAAATCGGCAGCGCCGCGGGTCTCCCGTGCCGCTACGCGTCCATTAGTGGTATCATCGCTACGTCAGTCGCCGCGCCAGTTTGGTCCAGACCAAAGGAGATGCACGATCGGGCGCACTGTACCCTGCAGAGTTGGAGATAGTGTAACGGTGACTTCAACTCGCCAGCACCGTTTCACATTCTTCTGTACACGCCCTTATCTGAGATAAAGTTTCGCTCAATGGCCTTCCCCAACCGGAGGTTCCGGATGGAGGTTTTTCCGGTTCCCGCTGATTTTCACTGCGTGGGCCCCGGCGCGGAACTATCCAAAGCTAAAACTCAACggatattttgaaatataaGGTTTACAAGCTAATTTCCTAACTTTGTTTAATTGCTGATGCGCTTGCTATtgcatcaaagaaattcgGTTATCTTTCCTTCCCCTTCGTCTCGGCAATCTTGTATAAAAAACATACTTTTCTAGAGTTTCACTTTTCCTATGTCTTTGTATATATTGAAGGAGGATTTcctgt
The window above is part of the Saccharomyces kudriavzevii IFO 1802 strain IFO1802 genome assembly, chromosome: 13 genome. Proteins encoded here:
- the ERG29 gene encoding Erg29p (similar to Saccharomyces cerevisiae YMR134W; ancestral locus Anc_2.397), whose translation is MSLKNRYLELESKLINKLQELPYVHQFIHDRISGRITLFLIVVGTLAFFNELYITIEMSLLQKNTSEELERGRIDESLKLHRMLVSDEYHGKEYKDEKSGIVIEEFEDRDKFFAKPVFVSELDVNCNVIVDGKEILSSPLKFHVEFSPEDYENEKRPEFGTTLRVLRVRLYHYFKDCEIYRDVIRNKGGDEARKFTISNGVKIYNHKDELLPLNIDDVQLCFLKIDTGNTIKCEFIL
- the GID8 gene encoding glucose-induced degradation complex subunit GID8 (similar to Saccharomyces cerevisiae GID8 (YMR135C); ancestral locus Anc_2.396); protein product: MTISTLGNDSGKRSAGSKNGATDLTYGKKCFTREEWKEQVAKYSAMGELYANKTIHYPLKIQPNSIGGAEGEGFSTIQTTPIEPTLPRLLLNYFVSMAYEDSSVRMAKELGFIRNNKDIALFNDLYKIKERFHIKRLIKLGHINKAMDEINSIFGLEVLEETFNATRNDADRTEKQQQQQQFDIDGDLHFKLLLLNLIEMIRNHHQQKDVSGDSNDFILNLIEYSQKKLAVKASSNIKKMQELELAMTLLLFPLSDATIDNDSIKLPKSLQNLYSISLRSKIANLVNEKLLKFIHPKIQFEISHNNSKFSDLLNSDKKIITQNFTVYNNDLVNGSNGTKINHISSDQPINEKMASNEAASAGNPVWLKQRDGNVDTSSTATIFQNLENKNYWNQTSELLTSSDAKTKDSQQFNNYYSSEFPYEPRLTQIMKLWSWCENQLHHNQIGVPRVEN